Proteins from one Calditrichota bacterium genomic window:
- a CDS encoding sodium/solute symporter (Members of the Solute:Sodium Symporter (SSS), TC 2.A.21 as described in tcdb.org, catalyze solute:Na+ symport. Known solutes for members of the family include sugars, amino acids, nucleosides, inositols, vitamins, urea or anions, depending on the system.): MAFTPIDFAILFVYMIAVTALGSWLGRHQKNTRDYFLGDRNLPWGAVCFSVVATETSTLTFISIPGLAYLTNLNFLQLAIGYILGRIVISFVLLPAYYRGELSTAYEFLGQRYGLDMRKFSSVIFQITRLLADGVRLFATAIPLSIITGWNFPVSIAVIGVFTIFYTYFGGIRAVVWIDVLQMGIYLGGSIIAGVYLLHLLPHGWSDVVAAARPENKFQFIYFGFEKGWKEFFTINYTLITSIIGGAFLSMASHGTDQLIVQRLLTCNNLKSSQKALITSGVIVFFQFALFLVIGLMMYAFYHGQPIGPGSHFLSRSDQLFPKFIVEVLPPGLSGVIIAGVFAAAMSTLSGSLNSLASSSMLDLYKSRFGKNNSPKRDLLISRIFTAVWGVIFIGGALFFTDMNNPVVELGLGIASFTYGGLLGVFFLGIFSPKTKEVTALIAQWTSIYFMTWVIGVTGTVQHVIIGLNVLAFLWIFMKTESRRYQVALLILIVSITVLLRSVEPIHFAWPWYVFIGSFVTLVVGLILTHFVQSKSEKILN; the protein is encoded by the coding sequence ATGGCTTTTACTCCCATCGATTTTGCTATTCTTTTTGTGTACATGATCGCCGTGACTGCGCTGGGCTCGTGGCTGGGAAGACACCAAAAAAACACGCGGGACTATTTTTTGGGCGACCGGAATTTACCCTGGGGAGCGGTCTGTTTTTCCGTCGTTGCCACGGAAACGAGCACACTGACATTTATCAGCATCCCCGGCTTGGCGTACCTGACGAATCTTAACTTTTTGCAATTGGCAATTGGCTATATTTTAGGAAGAATTGTCATCAGTTTCGTGCTGCTACCGGCCTACTATCGCGGCGAACTTTCCACGGCCTACGAATTTTTGGGTCAGCGATACGGCCTGGACATGAGAAAATTTTCTTCTGTCATTTTTCAAATCACGCGCCTTTTGGCGGACGGCGTGAGATTGTTTGCCACGGCGATCCCGCTTTCCATCATTACCGGCTGGAATTTTCCTGTGTCCATCGCCGTCATCGGAGTTTTTACAATTTTCTACACCTACTTCGGCGGTATCCGTGCCGTAGTCTGGATTGACGTGCTGCAAATGGGCATTTATCTGGGCGGATCGATCATCGCCGGTGTTTATTTGTTGCACCTGCTACCTCACGGCTGGAGCGACGTTGTCGCCGCTGCCAGACCGGAAAATAAATTTCAATTCATCTATTTTGGTTTTGAAAAAGGCTGGAAAGAATTTTTTACGATAAATTACACGCTAATCACCAGCATTATCGGCGGCGCATTTTTGTCAATGGCATCGCACGGAACGGATCAACTCATCGTCCAGCGGCTGCTGACCTGCAACAATCTCAAAAGCAGCCAAAAAGCGCTCATCACCAGCGGCGTGATTGTCTTTTTCCAATTTGCGCTTTTTCTGGTCATCGGACTGATGATGTACGCTTTTTACCACGGGCAGCCAATCGGCCCGGGCAGCCATTTTCTCTCCCGTTCGGATCAGCTTTTTCCCAAATTTATCGTGGAAGTTCTGCCACCTGGTCTCTCTGGCGTCATCATCGCCGGCGTTTTTGCCGCCGCCATGTCTACGCTGAGCGGTTCGCTTAATTCACTGGCTTCTTCGTCCATGCTTGATTTGTACAAATCGCGCTTTGGCAAAAACAACTCGCCCAAACGGGATTTGCTCATTTCGCGAATTTTCACCGCGGTCTGGGGTGTCATCTTCATCGGCGGTGCGCTATTTTTCACCGACATGAACAATCCGGTCGTGGAATTGGGTCTGGGAATCGCTTCGTTCACTTACGGCGGTCTGCTGGGCGTCTTTTTTCTGGGAATTTTTTCTCCGAAAACAAAAGAAGTAACTGCCCTCATTGCGCAATGGACATCGATTTATTTCATGACCTGGGTCATCGGCGTCACCGGAACCGTACAGCACGTCATTATTGGCCTGAATGTTTTAGCCTTTCTCTGGATTTTCATGAAAACGGAGAGTCGCCGCTATCAGGTAGCGTTGCTAATATTAATCGTCAGCATTACCGTGCTGCTCCGCTCCGTGGAACCCATTCACTTTGCCTGGCCCTGGTACGTTTTTATTGGCAGTTTTGTGACGTTAGTTGTCGGTTTAATTTTGACTCATTTTGTACAAAGCAAAAGCGAGAAAATTTTAAATTGA